One genomic window of Psychrobacter cibarius includes the following:
- a CDS encoding LytTR family DNA-binding domain-containing protein: protein MRIVVCDDEPLARERLVRIVQESGHQVVAQATTGAEAIIAVKTQQPDIILLDIRMPEMDGVRCAQELAKLEHPPAIIFVTAYDHYAIAALKANAIGYLLKPANKDELLEALDKAKNLNAAQLNEIRKLEDPTARPVREHIAARTHRGVELIKLKDIYYFTADQKYVKVRHKDGIVLIDETLKELEQEFEDRLFRVHRNAIINLSFLDFLETLDAGQYQIRFKGIDETLAVSRRHLPALRDKIQSM from the coding sequence ATGCGTATCGTAGTTTGTGATGATGAGCCACTAGCACGTGAGCGTTTGGTTAGAATTGTACAGGAGTCAGGTCATCAAGTCGTTGCTCAAGCAACCACGGGTGCAGAAGCTATTATCGCTGTCAAAACTCAGCAGCCAGACATCATATTATTAGATATTCGTATGCCTGAGATGGATGGGGTGCGCTGTGCGCAAGAGCTTGCCAAACTTGAGCATCCGCCAGCCATTATATTTGTCACCGCTTATGATCATTATGCCATTGCCGCGCTAAAAGCCAATGCGATTGGTTATTTATTAAAGCCTGCCAATAAAGACGAGTTACTAGAAGCACTAGATAAAGCGAAAAATTTGAACGCGGCGCAGTTAAATGAGATTCGTAAACTCGAAGACCCAACAGCGCGTCCAGTACGTGAGCATATCGCTGCTCGTACTCACCGAGGCGTTGAGCTCATCAAGCTCAAAGATATCTATTATTTTACCGCCGATCAAAAGTACGTCAAAGTCCGTCACAAAGATGGCATTGTCCTGATTGATGAGACGCTAAAAGAGCTTGAGCAAGAATTTGAGGATCGGCTGTTTCGGGTGCACCGTAATGCCATTATCAACCTTAGCTTTTTGGACTTTTTAGAAACGTTGGATGCAGGACAATATCAAATACGCTTTAAAGGCATTGATGAGACACTCGCGGTTAGCCGCCGTCACTTACCTGCATTACGTGACAAGATTCAAAGCATGTAA